The DNA segment GTGAAGTTCACTAGACACTCGATGCCCGCCGGGTAAGACAAACCCTTTGAACCCGCCTTCTAGCTGCTCACGGATACGATGATAGTCTTGCTTGAGCTCGACCAATTCAGACTCGGTGATGGCAAGCTTACCGCGCACAGAGCCATTCAAGTGATAGATGTTTGGCTGCAAGCGTTGCAGGATCTCACGAACCTGAGGCTCTAGCTCTAAAGACAACACCAATCCAACTCGGCAACAAAGTTCATCCGACAAAATCTCAAAATCACAGATAGGACTGTCTTCATAGATAAACGGATAACAAAACTCGTCCCAATCTCGACTTACTGGTTTCACGTACCGATCCTTACAAATAAATAGTCATCAAACGCCAATATACCAAACTCTTTGATTTAGACATAAAAAAGCCCTCACATTGGAGGGCTCCTGAAGAAATCAGTTAAACGAGATTACTCGTTAGATACTTTTTTGTGGCCTTCTTGTAGGTGAACGAAATCCACCAGATCGTCGCCAGACACTTGGTATGCCTGACCAAAGCCTTTCACGAACAGTCCATTCTCTGCTTTAAGGTTGAACAGAGAGAAATCTTGAAGCTGACTCAAACCATCAATGATTTCACCAAAACGCTCTTGCATCTGGCCGATCACTTGAGTCCAAAGTTCCGTTTCACGCTCCACAACACTTGCTTGAGCATCAAACGTTAAACGCTTACGCGCGTAAAGCTGCTTCGAGCTCTCTTCGTCTTCGATCATCATCAAAGAGACTTGAGGGTTCGCTTTCAAGTTACGAGCATGACGAGCAATATCAGAAATGAGAACAAAGTAACCTTCTTGGTTCTGAACGAAAGGCGCGTAACTTACGTTCGGGCGACCTTCTTCATCAACCGTTGCAAGTTGAAGGGTACGGCGCTCTTGGCGAAACTCTTTAATTTCTGGACCTAGGCGACCTTGTAGACGTTCTTGTTTTACTTGGTGTTCCATGGGTAATTCCTTTCTTCACTTTCTCTGATTTATTATTTTTGCCCGAGGTTGAGCGATCATCAGCGAACTAAACGATCCTCGAGCATTGATGTACTATTTAAGCGATTAGGCAACCTTATTTAAGCTTGCCGTTAAGTCTGGTTAAGCTTGTTCTTTTAGTGCTTTGAAGCGTTCAACTTGGTCGGCAATAAGTTCACGCTTTTCATTGCGGCCTAGGTAGATCTTAAAAATGTTCTCGCCCGTTTCACTGAAGAAACCGAAGTAATGACTTTCACGACCCATGAACGCCTTGCTCACCAAACCAACGTGTTTGATGTTGTCGAGTTTCAGGTGGCCATGAAGCTCGCCCTCTTTGCCCATCAAGTTGTAGTAACCACGCGCGACTTTACCTTTCGGGAATGGCGCTTTTACTTCGAAGATTGAGCCGAATGAATGCATAATTGTGGTCACTGGGCCCCAACCAACCAAACCTTCTAGAATCTCTTGAGCACGGCTGCCATCTAGCATTACCGCCATATCGTTTGGAAAAGCAGCAACCACTTCAACCTCTGAAACACCTAGCTTCTCAGCAATTGCTGTCGGCAGTAGTTTTGGCTCTTCTTCTAAAATTCGAGCTACGCTTTGTTCTAGAGTTTCTGTCATTTCTAATGTTGTATCTGTCATTGAATAGGTTCCGTATAAACGAGTAATTTACGTAAGTTATAAACTAAAAATTCGATATTAAGCGTGCTTCAAGCTTGCATGCGGGTGAACGCCCGAACCTGACACTTTCGGCGCTGGGTGCATCGCTTGATATTCAGCGTTAAGCACTTGAATTACACTCTGCGCTAGGCTTACTGCCCAGAAGCTGCCAGCAATAGTCAGGCTCAGATAATCTTCTGAAAGCTCAACTAAACCGTTCTTCTCCCAATGCGCGAACAAAGGCTTTAGGTAGTCGAACGTGTCTTGTCCCATAAAGGTCGGTAATGTGCTTCTTCTAACAACACCAGAATCAAAACCTGCCTTCAATGAAGAGAAGCTTGGCTCTAATGAGCTTTGCTTGGTCATCATGGCTATAGGCAATTGACCTTGCTTTATAGACTCCATGTAGCTGTCTAAAGTTCGATGTTGCATTACACCGTGGCCACCAATGTTGCCACCAGCGCCACAACCAATAGGCAGAACTTCGGCGTAGGTTTTCGCTAAGCTGTTGTAAATGCTGCGTTCGCGATTATCACGAGTCCAGTGATTCACGCTCAGTTGCTTGACCTTATTTTTTGCCATGAACTCAACACCCGCCAAATACATACTCGCCTTATCTGGCGTATTGGCCGGTGGTGGTATTTTTCCTTTCTCAACGAGATTCAGCATAGGAGCATTGCCCGAAACAATCAGTTGGTAGAGGTCAATGCCGTGTGCGCCAGTAGACATGTAGTCTTCTAAATCTTGTTGGAACACTTCCATAGACTGGTGCGGTAATCCGTACAGCAAATCAAGAACGATCGGAGCTTGTTCAGTGCGGCTCAGTGAACTGATACGTTCCAACACCACTTCTCGGTCATCCAAGCGCTTAGCACTGCGTCGAACCTGAGTGTTAAAACTTTGAATACCGAATGAGAAGCGATTGAAACCACCTTCAAGCGCACGATCAAACATCTCGTCGCCAAAGCGATTGATGCGTCCTTCCAAGGTCATTTCCACATCGTTTGCTAGTGGGAAATATTGACGAATGGCTTTACCAAGCTGCTCAACTTGTTGAGGAGACAAATCGGTGGGTGTTCCGCCACCAATATAGACAGCGTGAAATAGTCCAGACTGAGCCCAAGGTGTTTTGGCTTTCTGCTTTAGCTCGACCATCAGTGCATCGAAATACTCATCCACTAATTTACGGCTTGCGGCATTTTGGAAGAAATTGCAGAACGTACAGCGCACGCGACAAAAAGGAATGTGGATATACAAGCAACGCTTAT comes from the Vibrio splendidus genome and includes:
- a CDS encoding ATP:cob(I)alamin adenosyltransferase; this translates as MKPVSRDWDEFCYPFIYEDSPICDFEILSDELCCRVGLVLSLELEPQVREILQRLQPNIYHLNGSVRGKLAITESELVELKQDYHRIREQLEGGFKGFVLPGGHRVSSELHLCRCQAKKVVRALVSIEHHESKKSPDPILFKYANLVANTLYALASFTNHVNEVEEVEFVSKSYSMPKKS
- the hutZ gene encoding heme utilization protein HutZ, with the translated sequence MEHQVKQERLQGRLGPEIKEFRQERRTLQLATVDEEGRPNVSYAPFVQNQEGYFVLISDIARHARNLKANPQVSLMMIEDEESSKQLYARKRLTFDAQASVVERETELWTQVIGQMQERFGEIIDGLSQLQDFSLFNLKAENGLFVKGFGQAYQVSGDDLVDFVHLQEGHKKVSNE
- the hutX gene encoding heme utilization cystosolic carrier protein HutX: MTDTTLEMTETLEQSVARILEEEPKLLPTAIAEKLGVSEVEVVAAFPNDMAVMLDGSRAQEILEGLVGWGPVTTIMHSFGSIFEVKAPFPKGKVARGYYNLMGKEGELHGHLKLDNIKHVGLVSKAFMGRESHYFGFFSETGENIFKIYLGRNEKRELIADQVERFKALKEQA
- the hutW gene encoding heme anaerobic degradation radical SAM methyltransferase ChuW/HutW gives rise to the protein MSLNIYKYDESILGVSSPDPLRFAFAKKHSAHAGGSSIPVDPSKKLELFDELMLSEGKKQDKRCLYIHIPFCRVRCTFCNFFQNAASRKLVDEYFDALMVELKQKAKTPWAQSGLFHAVYIGGGTPTDLSPQQVEQLGKAIRQYFPLANDVEMTLEGRINRFGDEMFDRALEGGFNRFSFGIQSFNTQVRRSAKRLDDREVVLERISSLSRTEQAPIVLDLLYGLPHQSMEVFQQDLEDYMSTGAHGIDLYQLIVSGNAPMLNLVEKGKIPPPANTPDKASMYLAGVEFMAKNKVKQLSVNHWTRDNRERSIYNSLAKTYAEVLPIGCGAGGNIGGHGVMQHRTLDSYMESIKQGQLPIAMMTKQSSLEPSFSSLKAGFDSGVVRRSTLPTFMGQDTFDYLKPLFAHWEKNGLVELSEDYLSLTIAGSFWAVSLAQSVIQVLNAEYQAMHPAPKVSGSGVHPHASLKHA